One Setaria viridis chromosome 7, Setaria_viridis_v4.0, whole genome shotgun sequence genomic region harbors:
- the LOC117863222 gene encoding mechanosensitive ion channel protein 5 has product MDQQRRSSLRSYGSNASSKSGSFDFDHDQDKDRAGSQHGDGDRREVVVKIDAEPHSPVSLSAAAGVSRNNSAVSTPRAGGAVSMLAASASGSSASTSPSVGGDASRSGDSFSFKNRPPQSPSSPGESSEDPPSRLIGSFLRKQAAAGGELSIDPDFEVDDMRRPPRAPTSVSASRELRVSFQNPHKRFSPSTSSASSSSYDGGDNRNQSGIDGDTAEVLRCTSTSTGSSLLARSKTRSRLMDPPPPSSAPANEPDPRKSFVSKGLPPKSGQLRSGLIGKSGLIGKSGGFDDEDDDPFVDEGMTSDFKRDTMDCLLIMEWVSLVVIVGALICSVTIPSLSRKKVSGLHLWKWELLVFVLICGRLVSGWVIRIAVFFVERNFLLRKKVLYFVYGVRGAVRNVLWLGIALVSWHLLFDKDAKRETHTLVLPYVTKVLCCLLVATVIRLVKTLLLKVLASSFHVSTYFDRIQEALFNQYVIETLSGPPLVDESRMMAEVQRLQSAGAAIPSELEATAMPSKSGPVPKSGRLTTAPSRRGGGVSKQLQRQKTERHLDDGISIDQLHRLSQKNISAWSMKRLMKIVRYGALTTMDEQLKHATGEDELATEIHSEYEAKVAAKRIFQNVAKPGSKHIYLSDLMRFMRQEEALKAMDLFEGAQENNRVSKRSLKNWVVNAFRERKALALTLNDTKTAVNKLHQMANVVVALIVLALWLLILGIATSKFFVLLSSQLLVAVFMFGNTLRTIFEAIVFLFVMHPFDVGDRCEVDGMQVVVEEMNIMTTIFLRYDNLKVYYPNSQLAQLPIMNYYRSPDMGDAVDFTVHVGTPVEKLSLMKERLLHYLDNKKEHWYPGSMVVLRDVDDTNKLKVSIWCRHTINFHDMGMRFERRELLLQEMIKILRDLEIEYRMLPLDINVRNAPTIQSARMPSTWTFNY; this is encoded by the exons ATGGATCAGCAGCGGAGGAGCAGCCTCAGGTCGTACGGGTCCAACGCCTCGTCCAAGTCGGGCTCCTTCGACTTCGACCACGACCAGGACAAGGACCGCGCCGGCAGCcagcacggcgacggcgaccgccgCGAGGTCGTCGTCAAGATCGATGCCGAACCGCACTCGCCGGTCTCCCtcagcgcggccgccggcgtgtcCCGGAACAACTCCGCGGTCAGCACTCcgcgggccggcggcgcggtgagCATGCTCGCGGCGTCTGCGTCCGGGTCGAGCGCGTCGACCTCGCCcagcgtcggcggcgacgcgtCCCGCTCCGGCGACTCGTTCAGCTTCAAGAACCGCCCGCCGCAGTCGCCCTCGTCGCCGGGGGAGTCCAGCGAGGACCCGCCCAGCCGCCTCATCGGCAGCTTCCTCCggaagcaggcggcggccggcggggagctGTCGATCGACCCGGACTTCGAGGTGGACGACATGAGGAGGCCACCGCGCGCGCCGACGTCCGTCAGCGCATCCAGGGAGCTGCGCGTCTCGTTCCAGAACCCCCACAAGCGGTTCTCCCCGTCGacgtcgtcggcgtcctcctcctcctacgaCGGCGGCGACAACCGCAACCAGAGTGGCATCGACGGGGACACCGCCGAGGTGCTGCGCTGCACGTCGACGTCCACCGGCTCCTCCCTTCTGGCGCGCAGCAAGACGCGCTCCCGGCTAatggacccgccgccgccgtcgagcgcccccgccaaCGAGCCGGACCCCCGCAAGTCGTTCGTCTCGAAGGGCCTGCCGCCCAAGTCCGGGCAGCTCCGGTCGGGTCTCATCGGCAAGTCGGGGCTCATCGGCAAGTCGGGCGGCTTCGACGACGAGGATGACGACCCGTTCGTCGACGAGGGAATGACCTCGGACTTCAAGCGCGACACCATGGACTGCCTCCTCATCATGGAGTGGGTCAGCCTGGTGGTCATCGTGGGCGCGCTGATCTGCAGCGTCACCATACCCAGCCTCTCCAGGAAGAAGGTCTCGGGTCTCCACCTCTGGAAGTGGGAGCTCCTCGTGTTCGTGCTCATCTGCGGCCGCCTCGTCTCCGGCTGGGTGATCCGCATCGCCGTCTTCTTCGTGGAGCGCAACTTCCTGCTGCGGAAGAAGGTGCTCTACTTCGTCTACGGCGTGCGCGGGGCCGTGCGGAACGTGCTCTGGCTGGGCATCGCGCTCGTGTCCTGGCACCTCCTTTTCGACAAGGACGCCAAGCGGGAGACCCACACACTGGTGCTCCCCTACGTCACCAAGGTGCTGTGCTgcctcctcgtcgccaccgTCATCCGCCTCGTCAAGACGCTGCTCCTCAAGGTGCTCGCCTCGTCCTTCCACGTCTCCACCTACTTCGACAGGATCCAGGAGGCGCTCTTCAACCAGTACGTCATCGAGACCCTCTCCGGCCCGCCGCTGGTGGACGAGAGCCGCATGATGGCGGAGGTGCAGAGGCTCCAGAGCGCAGGGGCGGCCATCCCCAGCGAGCTCGAGGCGACGGCCATGCCGAGCAAGTCCGGGCCCGTGCCCAAGAGCGGCCGCCTCACGACGGCCCCGTCCAGGCGAGGGGGAGGGGtcagcaagcagctgcagagGCAGAAGACCGAGCGGCACCTGGACGATGGCATCTCGATCGACCAGCTCCACAGGCTCAGCCAGAAGAACATCTCCGCATGGAGCATGAAGAGGCTCATGAAGATCGTTCGCTACGGGGCGCTGACGACCATGGACGAGCAGCTCAAGCATGCGACGGGCGAGGACGAGCTGGCCACGGAGATACACAGCGAGTATGAGGCCAAGGTTGCGGCCAAGAGGATCTTCCAGAATGTCGCCAAGCCTGGATCCAA GCACATATACCTGTCAGATTTGATGCGCTTCATGAGGCAGGAAGAAGCCTTGAAAGCGATGGATCTTTTTGAAGGAGCGCAGGAGAACAACAGGGTCAGCAAGAGGTcgctcaagaactgggtg GTGAACGCGTTCAGAGAGCGCAAAGCACTTGCCCTGACGCTCAACGACACGAAGACCGCGGTGAACAAGCTCCACCAGATGGCCAATGTCGTGGTCGCGTTGATCGTGCTTGCGCTCTGGCTTCTCATCCTAGGGATCGCAACGTCCAAGTTCTTCGTCTTGCTCAGCTCGCAGCTCCTCGTGGCGGTCTTCATGTTTGGGAACACTCTCAGGACCATCTTCGAGGCGATCGTGTTCTTGTTCGTGATGCATCCTTTCGATGTCGGCGATCGATGCGAAGTTGATGGAATGCAG GTGGTTGTGGAGGAGATGAACATCATGACGACGATCTTCCTCCGATACGACAACCTCAAGGTGTATTATCCAAACAGTCAGCTGGCCCAATTACCGATCATGAACTACTACAGGAGCCCTGACATGGGAGACGCCGTCGACTTCACTGTTCATGTCGGAACACCAGTGGAGAAACTGTCCCTCATGAAGGAGAGACTATTGCA TTACCTCGACAACAAGAAGGAGCATTGGTACCCTGGCTCCATGGTGGTCCTGCGCGACGTGGACGACACCAACAAGCTGAAGGTCTCCATCTGGTGCCGCCACACGATCAACTTCCACGACATGGGCATGAGGTTCGAGCGGAGAGAGCTCCTGCTGCAGGAGATGATCAAGATCCTGAGGGACCTCGAGATCGAGTACCGGATGCTGCCACTCGACATCAACGTCCGGAACGCGCCTACCATCCAGTCCGCAAGGATGCCGTCGACATGGACGTTCAACTACTGA
- the LOC117864103 gene encoding calcium-dependent protein kinase 12, which translates to MGNCFTKTYEHEIPITVDTPRRPSQPQYRPPHERKTRDVPLSSGSRWPSRTQTQARRPPFPSSGSRMGGASRRAPSGEVGPVLQRPMVDVRTLFHLERKLGSGQFGTTYLCTERATGLKYACKSVSKRKLVRRADVEDMRREITILQHLSGQPNVAEFKGAFEDADSVHLVMELCTGGELFDRITAKGSYSERQAAAVCRDVLTVVHVCHFMGVMHRDLKPENFLLASPADDAPLKAIDFGLSVFIEEGKVYKDIVGSAYYVAPEVLRRNYGKEIDVWSAGVILYILLCGTPPFWAETEKGIFDAILVGQLDLSSAPWPSISESAKDLIRKMLHRDPQRRITAAQALEHPWLKDAPDRPIDSAVMSRMKQFKAMNKLKQLALKVIAENLSPEEIKGLKQMFNNMDTDKSGTITVEELKEGLTKLGSKISEAEVQKLMEAVDVDKSGSIDYTEFLTAMMNKHKLEKEEDLIRAFQYFDKDDSGYITRDELEQAMAEYGMGDEASIKQVLDEVDKDKDGNIDYEEFVEMMRKGSYT; encoded by the exons ATGGGCAACTGCTTCACCAAGACGTACGAGCACGAGATACCCATCACCGTGgacacgccgcggcggccgtcgcaGCCGCAGTACCGGCCTCCCCACGAGCGCAAGACCCGGGACGTGCCGCTGTCCTCGGGCTCGCGCTGGCCGTCCCGGACGCAGACgcaggcgcggcggccgcccttCCCGTCGTCGGGGTCGAGGATGGGCGGCGCCAGCCGGCGGGCGCCCTCCGGCGAGGTGGGCCCGGTGCTGCAGCGCCCCATGGTGGACGTGCGGACGCTGTTCCACCTGGAGCGGAAGCTGGGGAGCGGGCAGTTCGGGACGACGTATCTGTGCACGGAGCGCGCCACGGGGCTCAAGTACGCGTGCAAGTCCGTGTCCAAGCGCAAGCTGGTGCGCCGCGCCGACGTGGAGGACATGCGCCGGGAGATCACCATCCTGCAGCACCTCAGCGGGCAGCCCAACGTGGCGGAGTTCAAGGGCGCCTTCGAGGACGCCGACAGCGTGCACCTCGTCATGGAGCTCTGCACCGGCGGGGAGCTCTTCGACCGTATCACGGCCAAGGGGAGCTACTCCGAGcgccaggccgccgccgtctgTCGTGACGTCCTCACCGTCGTGCACGTCTGCCACTTCATGGGGGTCATGCACCGAGACCTCAAGCCCGAGAACTTTTTGCTCGCCAGCCCCGCCGACGACGCGCCGCTCAAGGCCATCGACTTCGGCCTCTCCGTCTTCATCGAAGAAG GTAAAGTCTACAAGGACATTGTGGGAAGTGCATACTACGTGGCGCCGGAGGTACTGCGCCGGAATTATGGCAAAGAAATTGATGTCTGGAGTGCTGGAGTGATCTTATACATTCTTCTATGTGGGACACCGCCTTTCTGGGCAG AAACAGAGAAAGGCATATTTGATGCTATACTGGTCGGCCAGCTTGATTTGAGCTCCGCCCCGTGGCCCTCCATATCTGAAAGTGCAAAGGATCTCATCAGGAAAATGTTGCATAGAGATCCTCAGAGGCGCATTACTGCAGCTCAGGCCCTAG AACATCCATGGCTCAAAGATGCACCTGACAGACCTATTGATAGCGCAGTCATGTCAAGAATGAAGCAATTCAAGGCTATGAACAAGCTAAAGCAACTAGCACTCAAG GTAATCGCGGAGAACCTATCACCAGAGGAGATAAAGGGATTGAAGCAGATGTTCAATAACATGGATACAGACAAGAGTGGCACAATCACAGTCGAAGAACTGAAGGAAGGACTGACAAAACTAGGATCAAAGATTAGTGAAGCAGAGGTTCAGAAGCTTATGGAAGCA GTTGACGTGGACAAGAGTGGCAGCATTGATTACACAGAGTTCCTTACTGCCATGATGAATAAACATAAACTGGAAAAGGAGGAGGATTTGATCCGTGCATTTCAATACTTTGACAAAGATGACAGCGG GTACATAACAAGAGACGAACTAGAACAAGCTATGGCAGAGTATGGAATGGGCGATGAAGCAAGCATTAAACAAGTACTAGATGAAGTTGATAAAGACAAG GATGGGAATATCGACTATGAAGAGTTTGTGGAAATGATGAGGAAGGGAAGTTATACCTGA
- the LOC117862735 gene encoding uncharacterized protein, which yields MAAVPVYSITRAEIDEFWRRKEVEEEERRLAADKEAARIKAKALKMEDYVLFEQMIREILEEGNTGGGATMGPAAAGSTEARIIGIKHWWTRSAYAYLNAPALSMDENGGSKHAITYIPQERCTMFFTSTPCQPNSTACAIF from the exons ATGGCGGCCGTCCCAGTGTACAGCATCACGAGGGCGGAGATCGACGAGttctggaggaggaaggaggtggaagaggaggagcgcCGCCTCGCTGCCGACAAGGAGGCTGCAAGAATCAAAGCCAAGGCGCTCAAG ATGGAAGACTATGTGCTCTTCGAGCAGATGATCAGGGAGATCCTCGAGGAGGGGAACACAGGAGGTGGGGCAACCATGGGGCCGGCTGCTGCCGGTAGCACTGAGGCACGGATCATTGGCATCAAACACTG GTGGACAAGAAGTGCTTATGCTTATCTGAATGCGCCTGCACTGTCCATGGATGAAAACGGTGGAAGCAAGCATGCTATCACATATATTCCGCAGGAGAGATGCACCATGTTCTTCACATCAACTCCATGTCAGCCAAATTCCACTGCTTGTGCGATCTTTTAG